A part of Desulfofundulus salinus genomic DNA contains:
- the ppdK gene encoding pyruvate, phosphate dikinase codes for MSSKKYVYLFEEGRADMKNLLGGKGANLAEMTNIGLPVPPGMIITTEACKEFYVNDRRFPPGMEEQVREKIRVLEEKTGKRFGDPANPLLVSVRSGAPVSMPGMMDTVLNLGLNDETVGGLGRAADQRFAFDCYRRFLNMFGDVVLGIEHAKFERILERYKERRGVTLDQELPAEDLEQVVAEYKALIERETGRSFPQDPMEQLFMAIYAVFNSWNNDRAIVYRKINKIPDDLGTAVNVQVMVFGNLGNDCGTGVAFTRDPATGARELYGEYLINAQGEDVVAGIRTPRTISDLKEEMPDVYQQFASICERLEKHYRNMQDIEFTIERGKLYILQTRTGKRTAQAAVKIAVDMVHEGLISKEEAIMRVEPAQLDQLLHRRIDPRASVKVIAKGLPASPGAASGKVIFDADEAELLGNQGEKIILVRTETTPDDIHGIVAAQGVLTSRGGMTSHAAVVARGMGKPCVCGCEAIRIDYEAGEFRVNDLVVKKGDVISIEGSTGQVMLGEVPLIDPELSPEFLELLQWADEIRTLGVRANADTPEDAAKARAFGAEGIGLTRTEHMFMAPDRLPIVQEMILATTTQERQAALDKLLPMQQGDFYGILKAMEGLPVTIRLLDPPLHEFLPNAEELAVEITRLRLTGGDEEELRKKEELLKKVRVLAEFNPMLGHRGCRLGITFPEVYAMQARAIFQATVQLVKEGVKVFPEVEIPLVGEVRELALLRQLVDEVAEQVMKETGVEFEYSVGTMIEIPRAALLADEIAREADFFSFGTNDLTQTTFGFSRDDAEGKFLHEYVEKKILPENPFIVLDQAGVGKLMKMCVALGRQTKPDLVIGICGEHGGEPSSIEFCHRIGLNYVSCSPFRVPIARLAAAQARVKNG; via the coding sequence ATGTCAAGTAAAAAGTATGTCTACCTGTTTGAAGAGGGCCGCGCAGACATGAAGAATCTGCTTGGCGGCAAAGGGGCAAATCTGGCAGAGATGACCAACATCGGCCTGCCTGTCCCGCCCGGCATGATTATTACCACGGAGGCCTGCAAGGAGTTTTACGTTAATGACCGGCGGTTCCCTCCCGGAATGGAGGAACAGGTGCGGGAAAAGATACGTGTCCTGGAGGAAAAAACGGGCAAGCGGTTTGGCGACCCCGCCAATCCCTTGCTGGTGAGTGTACGCTCCGGTGCTCCCGTTTCCATGCCCGGGATGATGGATACAGTGCTCAACCTGGGGTTAAACGATGAAACGGTGGGAGGCCTGGGCCGGGCCGCCGACCAGCGGTTTGCCTTTGACTGCTACCGCCGTTTCTTGAATATGTTTGGCGATGTGGTCCTGGGCATTGAACATGCCAAATTCGAACGGATCCTGGAAAGGTATAAAGAACGCCGGGGGGTGACCCTGGACCAGGAATTGCCGGCCGAGGATCTGGAACAGGTGGTCGCGGAGTACAAGGCCTTAATCGAACGGGAGACCGGGAGGTCTTTCCCCCAGGACCCCATGGAGCAGCTTTTCATGGCCATCTATGCCGTATTTAACTCATGGAACAACGACCGGGCTATTGTTTATCGCAAGATCAACAAAATTCCCGATGACCTGGGTACCGCCGTTAACGTCCAGGTGATGGTCTTTGGCAACCTGGGGAATGATTGCGGTACCGGGGTGGCCTTCACCCGGGACCCGGCCACCGGAGCCCGGGAGCTTTACGGGGAATACTTGATTAATGCCCAGGGCGAAGATGTGGTGGCGGGCATCCGGACACCGCGGACCATTTCCGACTTAAAAGAGGAAATGCCCGATGTATACCAGCAGTTTGCCTCAATTTGCGAGCGCCTGGAAAAACATTACCGGAACATGCAGGACATTGAATTTACCATTGAACGGGGCAAACTTTACATTTTGCAGACCCGTACCGGTAAGCGCACTGCCCAGGCGGCCGTAAAAATTGCCGTGGATATGGTCCATGAGGGATTGATCAGCAAAGAAGAGGCCATCATGCGGGTGGAGCCCGCCCAGCTGGATCAACTGCTGCACCGCCGTATCGATCCCCGGGCCAGCGTAAAGGTTATTGCCAAAGGTCTACCTGCCTCCCCTGGTGCCGCCAGCGGCAAGGTTATTTTTGACGCCGACGAGGCTGAACTTCTGGGCAATCAGGGTGAAAAAATCATCCTGGTCCGTACGGAAACCACTCCCGACGACATCCACGGCATCGTTGCCGCCCAGGGGGTGCTCACCTCCCGGGGTGGAATGACCAGCCATGCGGCAGTGGTGGCCCGCGGGATGGGCAAGCCCTGCGTTTGCGGCTGTGAGGCCATCCGCATTGATTACGAGGCCGGCGAATTTCGCGTCAATGACCTGGTGGTCAAAAAGGGAGATGTCATTTCCATTGAGGGGTCCACAGGCCAGGTCATGCTGGGGGAGGTGCCGCTGATCGATCCCGAGCTTTCCCCCGAGTTCCTTGAGCTGTTGCAGTGGGCCGATGAGATCCGCACCCTGGGCGTAAGGGCCAATGCCGACACTCCGGAAGATGCGGCTAAAGCCCGGGCCTTTGGGGCCGAAGGTATCGGCCTGACCCGCACGGAACACATGTTCATGGCCCCGGACCGTCTGCCCATAGTGCAGGAGATGATCCTGGCCACCACCACCCAGGAGCGTCAGGCTGCCCTGGATAAGCTTTTGCCCATGCAGCAGGGGGACTTCTATGGTATCTTGAAGGCCATGGAGGGTTTGCCGGTTACCATCCGCCTGCTGGATCCTCCCTTGCACGAATTTTTGCCCAACGCGGAAGAACTGGCCGTAGAAATTACCCGCCTGCGCCTCACCGGTGGCGATGAAGAAGAACTGCGGAAGAAAGAGGAGTTGCTGAAAAAGGTAAGGGTGCTGGCGGAATTCAACCCCATGCTGGGTCACCGGGGTTGCCGTCTGGGCATAACCTTCCCGGAAGTTTATGCCATGCAGGCCAGGGCCATTTTTCAGGCTACGGTCCAGCTGGTAAAAGAGGGTGTAAAGGTGTTCCCGGAAGTGGAAATTCCCCTGGTGGGTGAGGTCAGGGAGCTGGCTTTGCTGCGCCAGCTGGTTGACGAAGTGGCTGAACAGGTAATGAAGGAAACGGGTGTAGAATTTGAGTATAGCGTGGGGACGATGATAGAAATACCCCGCGCGGCCCTGCTGGCCGATGAAATTGCCCGGGAAGCCGATTTCTTCTCCTTTGGCACCAATGACCTGACCCAAACCACCTTTGGTTTTTCCCGGGATGATGCCGAGGGCAAATTCCTGCACGAGTATGTGGAGAAGAAGATCCTGCCGGAAAACCCCTTCATCGTTCTCGACCAGGCCGGCGTGGGCAAATTGATGAAAATGTGCGTGGCTTTGGGCCGCCAGACCAAACCCGATCTGGTCATCGGTATTTGCGGCGAGCACGGCGGCGAGCCCAGTTCCATTGAGTTTTGCCACCGTATCGGGTTGAACTATGTCAGCTGTTCCCCCTTCCGGGTTCCCATTGCCCGCCTGGCCGCAGCCCAGGCCAGGGTAAAGAACGGTTAA
- a CDS encoding PAS domain-containing protein yields the protein MDGETASLDQLVLEALPCPVLVIDAGGILIYLNSASERELGVKKEEIISRSLIESLYQGKKFDHRGRYSSALIETLETGREFSLRPEEIKTALHVLPKVFLVDTSILRNQDGGVVGACAIYHNFLRDRRLLKETVMNRLTTVSEQFETIYAFAEAIGARDQYTMGHSEKVAEYARLIAEALGLSEKEVDLAYICGVVHDVGKIGVPDSQQARGPNNG from the coding sequence ATGGATGGTGAAACTGCATCGCTAGACCAGCTAGTTTTGGAAGCTTTGCCCTGTCCGGTGCTGGTTATTGACGCCGGGGGGATCCTGATTTATCTCAACAGCGCTTCCGAAAGGGAGCTGGGGGTTAAGAAAGAAGAGATTATTTCCCGTTCCTTGATTGAAAGCCTTTATCAGGGAAAAAAATTTGACCACAGAGGCAGATATTCCAGCGCTTTAATTGAAACGCTGGAAACGGGCCGCGAGTTTTCTTTGCGTCCGGAAGAAATAAAAACCGCGTTGCATGTTCTGCCGAAAGTTTTCCTGGTTGATACTTCTATCCTGCGTAACCAGGATGGAGGGGTGGTGGGGGCCTGTGCCATCTACCACAATTTCCTCCGGGACCGGAGGCTGTTAAAGGAAACGGTAATGAATCGCCTGACCACAGTCTCCGAGCAGTTTGAAACCATCTATGCCTTCGCCGAGGCCATTGGTGCCCGGGATCAATACACCATGGGTCACAGTGAAAAGGTGGCGGAATATGCCCGTCTCATTGCGGAGGCCCTTGGGCTGAGCGAAAAAGAGGTTGATCTGGCTTATATATGCGGTGTCGTGCATGACGTGGGTAAAATCGGCGTACCGGATTCTCAACAAGCCAGGGGCCCTAACAATGGATGA
- a CDS encoding HD-GYP domain-containing protein, which produces MDEFKQITSHPEKGATILSHISWLEDVVPVVLAHHERYDGRGYPRGLRGEEIPLLSRILAVADAFDAMTSDRSYRKALPVPVAINELKRHAGGQFDPRVVEAFMRILGEYKGEEEE; this is translated from the coding sequence ATGGATGAATTTAAGCAGATTACCTCCCATCCGGAAAAGGGAGCCACTATTTTGTCCCATATCAGCTGGTTGGAGGATGTGGTTCCGGTAGTGCTGGCCCATCATGAACGTTATGATGGCCGGGGTTACCCGCGGGGGTTGCGGGGTGAAGAAATTCCCCTGCTCAGCCGCATTCTGGCCGTGGCCGATGCCTTTGATGCCATGACCTCGGATCGCAGCTATCGCAAGGCATTGCCGGTGCCGGTGGCCATCAACGAATTGAAACGCCATGCCGGGGGCCAATTTGACCCCCGGGTAGTCGAGGCTTTTATGCGTATTTTGGGCGAATATAAGGGCGAGGAAGAGGAGTGA
- the thpR gene encoding RNA 2',3'-cyclic phosphodiesterase: MGKTMRLFWAINLPDSIKEQLWEIQRQLQGTGADARWVEKENLHLTVHFLGEVEVSLINALISAAQKVLLTQKTFSVQLGGLGVFPDPRRPRVLWVGVTGGGNELREIHRLVGEAMVPFGIPLPGRPFSPHLTLARLRSPRGVQELMLRVRELGGACTQLGTVQVSSVDLMQSELTRGGPIYALMAQIRLKSSLKV; the protein is encoded by the coding sequence ATGGGTAAAACCATGCGGCTTTTCTGGGCCATAAACCTTCCCGACTCAATTAAAGAGCAGCTCTGGGAGATCCAAAGGCAGTTGCAAGGGACCGGGGCGGATGCCAGGTGGGTGGAAAAGGAAAACTTGCATTTAACCGTCCACTTTCTGGGTGAGGTGGAGGTTTCCCTGATCAATGCCCTGATTTCCGCGGCTCAAAAGGTCTTGCTTACCCAAAAGACTTTTTCCGTGCAGTTGGGTGGTTTGGGCGTGTTCCCGGATCCCCGGCGTCCCCGGGTTCTCTGGGTCGGTGTCACCGGCGGGGGGAACGAGTTGCGGGAAATCCACCGGCTGGTGGGCGAGGCCATGGTGCCTTTCGGGATTCCTTTACCAGGTCGACCCTTTTCTCCTCACTTAACGCTGGCCAGGTTGCGTTCTCCCCGGGGGGTACAGGAACTGATGCTACGGGTGCGTGAACTTGGCGGTGCCTGCACTCAGCTTGGAACGGTACAAGTGTCTTCGGTGGATTTGATGCAGAGCGAGCTTACCCGCGGCGGACCGATATATGCCTTAATGGCTCAAATTCGTCTGAAAAGCTCGTTAAAGGTCTAA
- a CDS encoding flavodoxin family protein, which produces MLVLAINGSPRRAGSTAQMLLATREVVETAGARFVFCQVSEVLAELKVPYCTVCSDPCSGKCFAGTRLEDMFNLMRQADGIIMGSPVYFSTVSSHLKSFWDRTRLLRREKALLNVVGGALTVGGARFGGQETALRAMHDMMLCQGMTVVGDGYLEDDAGHQGACAQDPASEDTLGLQRARILARRVVEVALATRGLRDRSRVTGR; this is translated from the coding sequence ATGCTGGTTCTGGCTATTAACGGTAGTCCTCGTCGGGCGGGCAGTACCGCCCAGATGTTGCTGGCCACCAGGGAAGTAGTGGAAACGGCAGGCGCAAGGTTTGTCTTTTGTCAGGTGTCCGAGGTTCTGGCGGAATTAAAGGTCCCCTATTGTACCGTCTGCTCCGATCCCTGTTCAGGGAAGTGCTTTGCCGGAACCCGTTTGGAGGACATGTTTAATTTAATGCGCCAGGCCGATGGCATCATTATGGGCAGTCCCGTATATTTCAGTACCGTATCATCCCACCTGAAGTCTTTTTGGGACCGCACCCGTCTTTTGCGCCGGGAGAAAGCTCTCTTGAATGTTGTCGGCGGGGCATTAACCGTAGGCGGTGCCCGTTTTGGCGGGCAGGAAACCGCCTTGCGGGCCATGCACGACATGATGCTTTGCCAGGGAATGACCGTGGTGGGGGACGGCTACCTGGAAGATGATGCGGGGCATCAAGGGGCCTGTGCCCAGGATCCCGCTAGCGAGGACACCCTGGGATTGCAGCGGGCCCGGATACTGGCCCGGCGGGTAGTGGAAGTAGCCCTGGCTACCCGGGGGCTACGTGACAGGTCCCGGGTGACGGGCAGGTAA
- a CDS encoding deoxyguanosinetriphosphate triphosphohydrolase codes for MNIRERTERLEEQQLSPYACCSSSSAGRLYPEEPCQVRTAFQRDRDRIIHSKSFRRLKGKTQVFIIPEGDHYRTRLTHTLEVAQISRTVAKALRLNEDLTEAIALGHDLGHTPFGHIGEEALNEVFPPGFRHNEQSLRIVDELEGGRGLNLTREVRDGILNHTGPVRPLTLEGQVVKICDRVAYINHDIDDAIRGGILTLEDLPKPCLDVLGRTHRERINTMVLDLINNSWERPVISMSPEVQQATDELRSFLFAHVYIGSEAKREESKAKNVVQYLYTYFTRHPEALPPEQLKRVDEVGVERVVCDYIAGMTDHFAITQFSRIFIPRAFPTPG; via the coding sequence GTGAACATTCGGGAACGCACGGAAAGGTTGGAGGAACAACAGTTATCTCCCTACGCCTGTTGCAGTTCATCCAGTGCCGGTCGACTGTACCCCGAGGAACCCTGTCAGGTGCGTACGGCTTTTCAGCGGGACCGGGACCGGATCATCCATTCCAAAAGTTTTCGCCGTTTAAAGGGCAAGACCCAGGTTTTTATCATTCCCGAAGGGGATCACTACCGTACCCGACTTACCCATACCCTCGAAGTGGCTCAAATTTCCCGTACGGTGGCCAAAGCTTTGCGTCTTAATGAAGACCTTACCGAGGCCATTGCCCTGGGCCATGACCTGGGGCATACCCCCTTTGGTCATATCGGGGAAGAGGCTTTAAATGAAGTTTTTCCTCCCGGGTTTCGTCATAATGAGCAAAGTTTGCGGATCGTGGATGAACTGGAAGGGGGAAGGGGTTTAAACCTTACCCGGGAAGTCCGGGACGGGATTTTAAACCACACCGGTCCGGTACGGCCGCTTACCCTGGAAGGCCAGGTGGTAAAAATTTGTGATCGCGTGGCCTATATTAACCATGATATTGATGACGCCATCCGGGGTGGCATTCTTACCCTGGAGGATTTACCGAAACCCTGCCTGGACGTTCTGGGACGCACTCACCGGGAACGCATTAATACTATGGTGCTGGACCTGATCAACAACAGCTGGGAAAGACCGGTGATCTCCATGAGCCCTGAGGTCCAGCAAGCCACCGATGAGCTGCGGTCTTTCCTCTTTGCCCATGTTTACATTGGTTCAGAGGCAAAAAGAGAGGAATCCAAGGCAAAAAACGTAGTCCAGTACCTTTACACTTACTTCACCAGGCATCCGGAAGCGCTGCCGCCGGAACAATTGAAAAGGGTTGATGAGGTAGGGGTGGAAAGGGTAGTTTGTGATTACATTGCGGGCATGACCGACCATTTTGCCATTACCCAATTTTCCCGTATCTTTATTCCCCGGGCCTTTCCCACGCCGGGATAG
- the dnaG gene encoding DNA primase, which produces MGGLIPADVVESVRLATDIVQLIGEYVRLEKKGKNYVGSCPFHQERDPSFTVSPDKQIFYCFGCGAGGNVFKFLMLHENLTFPEAVHRLADRAGIVVPRFGGPREGSRAWLEEQAWEINAMVRDFYHHILTHRPEASEARSYLEKRGVSRHTQGIFQLGYAPPGWDTLLQFLASRNCPSQRAVELGLLIRGERGKPYDRFRNRLIFPICNAQGRVVGFGGRVLDDSQPKYLNTPETIVFNKGQLLFGLHLARAAIREQGYAIIMEGYMDVITAHQHGIHNAVASLGTSLTAEQGHLLSRYTKDVVIAYDADTAGVAATIRGLDLLQQLGFRVRVVTIPEGKDPDEYIRQHGRGKWQQLVETATSLLDYKLSRAAKKGGDTASLLAQVLPNLAAMPGEVEREEGIKRVAARLSLSWEAVRDALQRFSKNLGKKWSNPDKIAKNKHNIIASARSKAELLLVQLLLHYPGYVREVRRQLGEFSPRDPGLRQIYQFVCREGEAVRVDPAAWMHELDEEGQHLLSRLLMEKIPGDDPVKIIPDLVCTIQRNNIQEERERLVQELAEAERVGDQGRIARILSDLQSLLQTR; this is translated from the coding sequence ATGGGTGGCCTGATCCCAGCCGATGTGGTGGAATCCGTCCGTCTGGCAACCGATATTGTGCAGCTAATCGGTGAGTATGTTCGCCTGGAGAAGAAAGGGAAAAACTATGTTGGTAGTTGTCCCTTTCACCAGGAGAGGGATCCATCCTTTACGGTCAGCCCCGACAAACAGATCTTTTACTGTTTTGGCTGCGGGGCGGGCGGCAACGTTTTTAAGTTTTTGATGCTTCACGAGAACCTGACTTTTCCAGAGGCGGTACACAGGTTGGCTGACCGGGCCGGCATAGTAGTACCGCGCTTTGGCGGGCCCCGGGAGGGGTCGCGGGCATGGCTGGAGGAGCAGGCCTGGGAAATTAACGCTATGGTGCGGGATTTTTACCACCATATTCTCACCCACCGGCCGGAAGCAAGCGAGGCCCGCAGCTATCTGGAAAAGCGGGGGGTGTCCCGGCATACCCAGGGGATTTTTCAACTGGGTTATGCTCCTCCCGGGTGGGATACCCTGTTACAGTTTCTTGCCTCCCGCAACTGCCCTTCCCAGCGGGCGGTGGAACTGGGTCTTTTGATCAGGGGGGAGCGGGGAAAACCTTACGACCGGTTTAGAAACCGCCTGATCTTTCCCATTTGCAATGCCCAGGGGCGGGTGGTGGGTTTCGGGGGCCGGGTACTGGATGACAGCCAGCCCAAGTACCTGAACACCCCGGAGACCATAGTATTTAATAAGGGACAGCTGCTTTTCGGCCTGCATCTGGCCCGGGCAGCCATCCGGGAACAAGGTTACGCCATCATTATGGAAGGCTATATGGATGTGATTACTGCTCACCAACACGGAATTCACAATGCGGTGGCTTCCCTGGGGACCAGCCTCACTGCGGAGCAGGGCCATCTTTTGTCCCGTTACACTAAAGATGTGGTCATTGCTTATGACGCTGATACGGCGGGTGTTGCTGCCACCATCCGGGGGCTGGATCTTCTGCAACAGCTTGGATTTCGCGTGCGGGTGGTCACCATTCCCGAGGGGAAAGACCCGGATGAATATATCAGGCAGCATGGAAGGGGGAAGTGGCAGCAACTGGTCGAGACGGCGACCTCCCTGCTGGACTACAAGCTAAGCCGGGCGGCGAAAAAAGGTGGTGATACCGCTTCCCTGTTGGCCCAGGTTCTACCAAACCTGGCTGCCATGCCTGGGGAAGTGGAACGGGAAGAGGGTATTAAGCGGGTGGCTGCCCGTTTAAGCTTAAGCTGGGAAGCGGTAAGAGATGCTTTGCAGCGATTTAGTAAAAACTTGGGGAAAAAATGGTCAAATCCGGATAAAATTGCTAAAAATAAGCATAATATAATAGCAAGCGCCCGAAGTAAGGCGGAATTGCTCCTTGTGCAACTGTTGTTGCATTATCCCGGCTATGTGCGGGAGGTTCGCCGGCAACTGGGCGAGTTCTCCCCCCGGGATCCTGGTTTACGCCAGATTTACCAGTTTGTCTGCCGTGAGGGGGAAGCCGTGCGGGTTGACCCGGCCGCGTGGATGCATGAATTGGACGAAGAAGGACAACACTTATTAAGCCGCTTGCTCATGGAAAAAATACCCGGGGATGACCCGGTTAAAATAATTCCCGATCTTGTCTGTACCATTCAAAGAAATAATATACAGGAAGAAAGAGAAAGACTGGTACAGGAACTGGCTGAGGCCGAAAGGGTTGGCGATCAGGGGCGTATAGCCCGGATTTTAAGTGATCTGCAAAGTCTACTACAGACCCGGTAA
- the rpoD gene encoding RNA polymerase sigma factor RpoD produces the protein MSKLGDELSKLECVRELIEKGKKRGVLTYSEIMDTLQGVDLTPEQIDDIYEKLAGMGIEVVPEIPDLEPIDDAVMEPPAEEDVDLSIPEGVAIDDPVRMYLKEIGRIPLLTPEEEIELAKRMEQGDEEAKRRLAEANLRLVVSIAKRYVGRGMLFLDLIQEGNLGLIKAVEKFDYRKGYKFSTYATWWIRQAITRAIADQARTIRIPVHMVETINKLIRVSRQLLQELGREPTPEEIAREMGISEEKVREIMKIAQEPVSLETPIGEEEDSHLGDFIEDQDARAPAEEASYTLLREQLEEVLKTLTDREQKVLRLRFGLDDGRARTLEEVGQKFGVTRERIRQIEAKTLRKLRHPSRSKKLKDYLD, from the coding sequence ATGAGCAAATTGGGGGACGAATTGAGCAAACTTGAATGTGTCAGAGAATTAATCGAAAAGGGTAAAAAACGGGGCGTCCTCACTTACAGTGAGATCATGGATACCCTGCAGGGGGTAGATTTAACACCGGAACAAATTGACGACATTTATGAAAAATTAGCCGGCATGGGTATCGAAGTGGTGCCGGAAATTCCGGACCTGGAACCTATAGACGACGCCGTTATGGAGCCGCCGGCAGAAGAAGATGTGGACCTTTCCATTCCCGAAGGGGTTGCCATAGACGATCCCGTAAGGATGTATTTGAAGGAGATCGGGCGCATTCCTCTGTTGACTCCGGAAGAAGAAATAGAATTGGCCAAGCGCATGGAACAGGGAGATGAGGAAGCAAAACGGCGTTTGGCGGAAGCCAACCTGCGTTTGGTGGTCAGCATAGCCAAGCGTTACGTAGGCCGGGGCATGCTCTTTTTGGATCTGATCCAGGAAGGCAACCTGGGACTGATCAAGGCGGTAGAAAAATTTGACTATCGCAAGGGATATAAGTTCAGCACCTATGCCACGTGGTGGATCCGTCAGGCCATCACCCGGGCTATTGCCGATCAGGCCAGGACCATCCGGATCCCGGTGCACATGGTGGAAACCATCAACAAGCTGATCCGGGTTTCCCGCCAGCTTTTGCAGGAACTGGGCCGGGAACCAACCCCGGAGGAAATTGCCAGGGAGATGGGCATTTCCGAGGAAAAGGTGCGGGAGATCATGAAAATAGCCCAGGAGCCCGTTTCCCTGGAAACGCCCATCGGGGAGGAAGAAGATTCTCACCTGGGGGATTTCATCGAGGACCAGGATGCCCGGGCGCCGGCGGAAGAGGCCTCTTATACTCTCCTGCGGGAGCAACTGGAGGAGGTTCTTAAAACCCTCACCGACCGGGAACAAAAAGTGCTGCGCCTGCGCTTTGGGCTGGACGACGGCCGCGCCCGCACTTTAGAGGAAGTGGGGCAGAAGTTTGGGGTGACCCGGGAACGGATCCGGCAAATTGAGGCGAAAACCCTGCGCAAGCTGCGGCATCCCAGCCGGAGCAAGAAGCTTAAAGATTACTTAGATTAA
- a CDS encoding CaiB/BaiF CoA transferase family protein, which yields MAAEKKEKLPLEGIKVLDISRVLTGPFCTMILGDLGAEVIKVEMPGVGDETRSWGPPFINEESAYFLSVNRNKKSITVNMKSPKGREIIYKLAKEADVMIENFLPGTVQRLGVDYERIKEINPQIIYCSLSGYGQDGPYRDHPAYDLLMQGEGGLMSITGEKDGEPVRIGVAIIDIGAGMYAVIGILSALMARKETGKGQYIDISLMDTEVSWLTYMASNYFASGKDPIRMGSGHPSIVPYRAFRARDKYFILAVGNDAIWQRFCAALDLKFVDDPRFVTNEMRVKHRDELEKLLAEIFIQKEASYWVNLLHEHKVPCGMINAISEVVSHPQVLHRGMVVEMDHEKAGKVKVLGSPLNFSEMSIEYRLPPPLLGQHTHEILSSLGYTAAEIEELKACGAI from the coding sequence ATGGCGGCGGAAAAGAAGGAAAAGTTGCCCCTGGAAGGGATCAAGGTACTGGATATTTCCCGCGTCCTGACGGGGCCTTTCTGCACCATGATTCTGGGTGATCTGGGGGCGGAAGTGATCAAGGTGGAAATGCCCGGGGTCGGCGATGAGACCCGGAGCTGGGGCCCTCCCTTTATTAACGAAGAAAGCGCCTATTTCTTAAGCGTCAACAGGAACAAAAAAAGCATTACCGTCAACATGAAATCGCCCAAAGGGCGGGAAATCATCTACAAGCTGGCCAAAGAAGCCGATGTGATGATTGAAAACTTCCTGCCCGGAACGGTGCAGCGCCTGGGTGTAGATTATGAGCGGATTAAAGAAATTAACCCGCAAATTATCTACTGTTCCCTGTCCGGTTATGGGCAGGACGGCCCCTACCGCGATCACCCCGCTTACGACCTGTTGATGCAGGGTGAGGGTGGGCTCATGTCCATCACAGGGGAAAAGGACGGCGAACCCGTACGCATTGGCGTGGCCATTATTGATATTGGAGCGGGCATGTATGCCGTTATTGGGATCTTAAGCGCCCTGATGGCCCGTAAAGAAACCGGCAAAGGCCAGTACATTGACATCTCCCTCATGGATACGGAGGTTTCCTGGTTGACCTACATGGCCAGCAACTATTTTGCGTCCGGGAAAGATCCCATCCGTATGGGCTCGGGTCATCCTTCCATCGTGCCGTACAGGGCTTTCCGCGCCAGGGACAAGTATTTCATCCTGGCCGTGGGCAACGACGCCATCTGGCAGCGTTTTTGCGCTGCCCTGGATCTCAAGTTTGTGGATGATCCCCGGTTCGTTACCAACGAGATGAGGGTAAAACACCGGGATGAACTGGAGAAGTTGCTGGCTGAAATTTTCATTCAAAAAGAGGCCAGCTACTGGGTAAACCTGTTGCACGAGCACAAGGTACCCTGCGGGATGATTAACGCCATTTCGGAAGTGGTTTCCCATCCCCAGGTGTTGCACCGGGGCATGGTGGTGGAAATGGATCATGAAAAAGCGGGGAAAGTCAAGGTGCTTGGCAGCCCCTTAAACTTCTCCGAAATGTCCATTGAGTACCGGCTGCCCCCGCCGCTTTTGGGCCAGCACACCCATGAAATCCTCTCGAGTTTGGGTTATACTGCCGCCGAAATCGAAGAACTCAAGGCGTGCGGGGCAATCTAA
- a CDS encoding IclR family transcriptional regulator, whose protein sequence is MSNTLRKGLIVLQAISEKGSENGLSIRELFHLTGFPPSTIHRFLQTFKEFGIVEQDPETKNYQLGPQLLKMGLQVRGMLDLRKAALFVLKELTLCTGEDSYLTVVQGKMGVFLERVEGPYPVKVMELVGKEVPLHRGAARKALLSFMDDDFIHQYIKEMTEHQEPLNPKMLLEEIKKIREQGYAITYGDYLDHGVGIAAPVYDFSGSVRASIGIIGIESRFTEERLPVLIREVKRAAETLSQKLGYSQAQPSRVARAN, encoded by the coding sequence ATGAGCAACACTCTGCGCAAGGGCCTGATTGTCCTTCAGGCTATTTCGGAAAAAGGATCTGAAAACGGCTTGTCCATAAGGGAGCTTTTCCACCTCACGGGTTTTCCACCCAGTACCATTCATCGTTTTTTGCAAACATTTAAAGAATTTGGGATAGTCGAACAGGATCCTGAAACCAAAAATTACCAGCTGGGTCCCCAGCTGTTGAAGATGGGCCTGCAGGTCAGGGGAATGCTGGATTTGAGGAAGGCAGCCCTGTTCGTTTTAAAAGAGCTTACCCTTTGCACCGGTGAAGATTCTTATCTTACCGTCGTTCAGGGTAAGATGGGCGTTTTCCTGGAAAGGGTCGAAGGCCCTTATCCGGTGAAAGTAATGGAACTGGTTGGCAAAGAGGTGCCCTTACACAGGGGTGCGGCAAGGAAGGCTCTGCTCTCCTTCATGGATGACGATTTTATCCACCAGTACATCAAAGAAATGACGGAGCACCAGGAACCTCTGAACCCGAAAATGCTGTTGGAGGAGATCAAAAAGATCCGGGAACAGGGTTACGCGATTACCTATGGCGACTATCTTGACCATGGCGTAGGCATAGCAGCACCGGTTTACGATTTTTCCGGTTCCGTCAGGGCCTCCATAGGGATCATTGGCATAGAAAGCCGCTTTACCGAAGAACGGCTGCCGGTTTTAATCAGGGAGGTGAAGCGCGCTGCGGAAACATTATCCCAGAAACTGGGTTATTCCCAAGCACAGCCGTCCAGAGTTGCCCGGGCTAACTAA